Below is a genomic region from Osmerus mordax isolate fOsmMor3 chromosome 22, fOsmMor3.pri, whole genome shotgun sequence.
TTGGTGATCCATTTTCAGAGTTTAAGAAGTAATGGAGGAGACGTGCAGAATGTACTGTATCCCACAATCTCTAAAGGGGTTGCATTCGTTACATTTGACAATATTGCAGGTACCGGTATGTCAAATAACAAACTAAAAAACTATCAATACAGCCATTTCAAAGAAATATGGAGCCCCACTTAAACGGAATCTTTAACAGATGCAGAGAGGGTCATTAAAAAAGAACAATCAATGAGAGATGAGGAGTTCCCCAAAGACTACACACTCACTGTATTTAAATTCACGACAGATGTAAGTATTGGTATTATAACATGTGTTTAGTCAAATTAACCTTGCCATTCATATAATGATACTCATAATCTCTTCCAACAGGTGTTCTTCTATGTCAGCACTGAGGTAAACCTCTCAGGCTTCAGTGGCCCGGAGGCATTGATTCAGAGCTTGCGGTCAGCACACAGGTCAGTGAGAATCTGCACTCTTCAACAGAACAGAGTTACCATGGAGGGCCCCTTCACTGCTGTCAAAGCCCTGAGGGAAGATTTAATCGGGAAACTCAGAACCAACAGCTGTCCTTCTCGGATGGAGCAGGGAGCACTGCCGAGGCCAGATAACACTCTGAGCTCGATAGCAGGGTGCTCTCAGCCACAGCGGTCTGAGAGCAGGTGTAATGACGAGGATAAagaggagttggaggaggacTCAGTTTGGGTGGACAGCTGCATGCTCATGTACATTCAAAAGTTCAACCAAGAGGAGCTTGCCAGGTGTTTAAGAGAGCACAACGTGTCGGCTCGATTCGAGCAGGGAACAGACCTGACGGCCGTACACTTAAGAGGACTCATCCCGGGCAGCTCCGGTGTGCAGGGAGCCACATTAGAATTGAATGCACTGGTGTCTATACGACAGTCTACACTGAGAGTCCACGTTCTCAACTGCACAAGACATGAcctgcgagagagacagaggttgcTGCAGCTCTGTGAGGAGGCCAGTGTTATTTACAAGGATATTTTGTACGTGCCGCTGGACTCATGCATCAAGGTTGTTGGTCCATCTACGGCTAGTTATCTGTTTTATGAGGAAGTAATTCTGAACCATGTATGAATACAGCTCCCTTCAATAGATCTACACTATACTAGGGCACCTGTTTTGCTTTCAAAAGGTCCCTAACAGTCCAGAGATTATTTTGCATGAAAGTGTCATAACATcaatttttgtcccttttatcTCCCAAACATGGCTCTTTATGTGCCTCATTAATGCTTTAATTATATTAAACACTAGAGGGTGCTGTTGAACTGTGTATTATTCTTGTGTTCAGTTTTCTCTTTCCTGCAAACACATCTTCCAGTTGATCCTGAAGATAGTTTTGTTTATTCAAATATACTTGGAAAATTAAGTATATTGCACTTGATTTTGTACATGCTGTCAGGCAAATTAAATCATTGAAATGCACTGCTGCCGTGGCAGAAACCCCTTTCTGGAGCTTTGTTCTTGATACAATGTATTCAGTCTTCTTGCTTAATTATTTGTTGGCACCCAATCTTTAATCACGCCTCCTGGCTATGAAGCCAGCCTTTAATTAGGAAAGATAAGCTCATGATTAATACCTCAATATAGACCTGACAGATGCTGACCCATCTCTTTTgagcagtacagtacagtcaaTTGTTAGATTTGGTATCCATGTAATTAATCGCATTTGTTTACATATTGCATTGTGGTGAGAACAAGTTTCCTGAACATTGGATTCTGTGTTGAAGAGACTGGGTAGTAAGGATAGAACGGTTTTACCAAGCAAGCACATGGAAGGAGACTGTTTTTATTGTCCTGTAACCTGCTCCAACCTCTTGGTGTCTTCACCCAGAGTAAATCTATTTGGGGACAGATGGAGAATGATTAGAGCACACTGAGGGACATGGGCATCTTGCCAGTCTGCTTCATaaagagagtgtctgtgtgtctgtgtcaccagTAAGTCTAACCATTCACACAGTTTGACTTGTGTATTTCTGAGTTCATTATTATTCATATATCTTTTGTGTGTAGACTTCAGAACACTTGATAAGCCTCTTTGCCACCAGGGTAGCATATGGTGGTGCCATCCATGGCTGCAGGGCCCTCAGTCCAGTGACTGGTGAGGAGGCAGGCTGGGCCAGGCGGGACCAGAGGACACCTGGGGGAACTACACTCACAACACCCAGCTTTGTTCTCATGGCAACAATAACACTTTAAATAGCTCACGAACTCAACTTCAACCAGTCAATTAATATTGCTAATGTATAAAGAAGTTCGATCGTAAATGAGAGGTGCTGTCGAGCTTCATGACGCAAAATGTTCTTCAATATgtctatttatttgtttgtaagCTAGATGAACAGcattttaattataatttgtcAGTACATCTGTAAAACATCCTTTTacatcagcctctctctcagttAAGGGGCTCAGCATGTTACTATAGAAACCCAGAGATGGTCCAATAGCGGGGGTCCATCAGACTGGCCCAGGCCAATGGGACTCACTCTCTCAAGTACGAACTGCAGAACAAAGACAGGACCTCTTTCAGGAagctctcagccccagcccctccactctttctgtctctctctttcggtctATCCCACACGCCCACATTTACCTTTCTCCATGTTCCATTTCCTCTTGTCCCTCTCAAAGTGCCTTTATCTTTTCAATTACACACTAGCTAATAGGTTTTATCCATCAAAGTGCGTTGGCTGCATTGAAAAGGACCAGGTGAAAGTACAGTGTCGTTAGTGAGGAACCAACAGCCATCTATCTTAGAAATGCAGGAACataacacacttcacacacactcacattttaTTCATCTGCATTTCGTTTGCGAAGACACACGTCTTATCTGACATTTCAGTGTTTTAACAACCCCATAAAGCCTCTGAACATCTTGATGCATTATGTTGGGTACAGTTCGAAGAGCCACACGTACGCTTGTGTTGTATTCACCAGTCCTGATGTTGATAGAAGGTCCGTGCTTCTGGTGACACTTCCATACAGATCTATGTTCCATTACCAGACTCTGCCTCGAGTAGGTGTGGAGCGTGGGGGGCAGGAGAGCCCCTGTGCCCCCTTCTCCCCTGCCCAACACGGTTAGGCTGAGCGGGGTAGCGGTTGATGCATGTCCTTCCCTGGGTGGTGGAAGGGTGGTAGCTGTGAGTGATAGTGGGGACCTCTGACAGATAGCTCCATTACCAGGCTCCATTCTGAGGAGCGTCCCACAGGAAGGTGGGGAGAAAATAAGATATTTCCTCCCGAAAGGAAACATTTAATGAAATTGAGGCGGGATGGGGTTTAGGGTGAGCATGGAGGGGTTAGAATAGGAGTGTGCTCTGGATGAGGGAGATGGGCTCCAGCAGACCATAGACAGTTAGGGGTTGGTGGGGGCACGTTTGTCTTTGGCCTTGTTGTCAAACGTGTTGGGGGTGCTGTTTTCTAACTGAGGAATGGGGGTTGTTAAAAGGAAATTGGTCCTTTCGGGAACGTAAACAAATATGCAGCCAATGTCAGAGAAGACTGAATGCGCTTAATGAAGTGATGTGTTGATAATAATGTACAAACCATGCATGTGGTGTTACCCTCAATAGGGTCGCCATACCCCATTACTAACCCTTACTGATTGGTtaaaaaaaagcatttggtcagttgCTTATCTTTAAACCCTCCAGTTGCAAACAACCCGTAGCTATTTTAAGAGGCCTAGGAAGATTGTAGGCTCCAGTGGAATGCAGATGGAATCTTTTAAACAATAAACGACACGTGTCCATGTAACCTATCCAGAAACAGACTGGCCAGGTTAATATGTGTTGACAGGCTCAGTGTGATTTGTGGCCAAAGCCTGTACAGCGTTCTGTCTGGCTGGGTCTCCTGTTCTGTGGTATTGCTGTCTAAATGACCTCGTCCGTGGGTGCATCTTCCATGGTAGCTTTCCATGTTCTCATGCACATTGCTGGTGTGATGAGGCTGGTGACTCAGTAATCACCTCTGAACGTGTCACATCACATGCCAGCCGGCTTACACTTGCTCTGTTGTAGGCCTACTCATGGAAatgaagacacagagagaagagggagagaaggaaagaggaagcTGATTCTTACTCTGGCAGAAATATAAGGGATGTTTCCAGTTGAGTTTGTCTAGTGCAGTGTGTGCTTTTCATTCCCCTTTGACATTGTTCTATTCCACAAACATCCGTTCGCAAACCTCGCCGCTCACTCAAACAGGTACTCTCTTGAGTGCCCCGAAGGTTCCATCACCACAGTTGGCCAGGCAACAAATGCAATGCAAGTGAacgcgagcgagagagcgaacATGAAAGAGATACACGTCTCCTCCCTGGAACAAGCTTGAGCCAGGAAGCACTTTAATGAGCAGCTTTTCCTCAGAGCGTAGCAAATAGCTCACCGTAAATGTGGGGAAGAGGAATGCAGTACCCTGTCAGAGTACATAGCCTATGGCTACTGTATTTAATGCATGCGGGTACCACATGTGACAACAAAGGAAGGATACGGTGTTGTTAGGTTGTGGATGAGTAGGACGTGAACCCAGATGATATTTTACCCTGGAATGATATGGGGAAACATTCAATTGTACCAGTCCATAATAGTGTATTTAGATATCCTTGTATCCTTGTTTTCTCATTCAATAAACCATGAGCATTTTTGCTTTGAGGAGTGGTTCCCAAGTGTAATTTGGAAGTGATTCTACCTCCATTAAGGTGGTTGATGCAAATCTTTGCAGTGCGAAGGACAAGCGTTTGTACGCAGATGATATCTGAAAACAAAAGTAACTCATTGAACTATGACTCCTCAAGTGCTATAATCAATAGGTCTACAAT
It encodes:
- the LOC136966299 gene encoding RNA-binding protein 43-like; this encodes MDVVDEIRTVVVAGVPDILPSDRMADKLVIHFQSLRSNGGDVQNVLYPTISKGVAFVTFDNIADAERVIKKEQSMRDEEFPKDYTLTVFKFTTDVFFYVSTEVNLSGFSGPEALIQSLRSAHRSVRICTLQQNRVTMEGPFTAVKALREDLIGKLRTNSCPSRMEQGALPRPDNTLSSIAGCSQPQRSESRCNDEDKEELEEDSVWVDSCMLMYIQKFNQEELARCLREHNVSARFEQGTDLTAVHLRGLIPGSSGVQGATLELNALVSIRQSTLRVHVLNCTRHDLRERQRLLQLCEEASVIYKDILYVPLDSCIKVVGPSTASYLFYEEVILNHV